A part of Halictus rubicundus isolate RS-2024b chromosome 4, iyHalRubi1_principal, whole genome shotgun sequence genomic DNA contains:
- the LOC143353348 gene encoding solute carrier family 35 member E2A isoform X1: MENHSVRINYTLTPHDTEQPLIHDNQTIQLKENNKKTEEIIVHTNKTKGGLFNSRALIFVALWFFFSGCTLFLNKYILSYMEGNPTILGACQMLMTTVCGFIQMYFPCGMYRTRSRITKPAGFYKHMILVGCTRFATVVLGLVSLNYVAVSFTETIKSSAPIFTVLISRYLLGEHTGLYVNLSLIPVMGGLALCSVNEISFDVRGFIAVMATNVTECLQNVYSKMLISGNNFRYTPAELQFYTSLASIVVQVPVSILLLDLPTLEHSLSFKLFTAYLLNGVFFHFQSITAYALMDYVSPVTHSVANTAKRASLIWVSVLLFNNPVTGLSALGTCLVIAGVLLYSRAQKYDGLNKGKLRHS, encoded by the exons ATGGAAAATCATTCCGTTCGTATAAATTATACGCTAACACCTCACGATACTGAGCAACCATTAATACATGATAACCAAACTATACAACTgaaagaaaacaataaaaaaacggAAGAAATAATTGTACATACGAATAAAACCAAAGGCGGTTTGTTTAATTCCAGAGCTCTGATATTTGTAGCATTATGGTTCTTCTTCAGTGGGTGTACTTTATTCTTAAACAAATATATATTGTCTTACATGGAAGGAAATCCTACAATTTTGG GTGCCTGCCAAATGTTAATGACAACAGTATGCGGTTTTATACAAATGTATTTCCCATGTGGAATGTATAGAACAAGGTCCAGAATAACAAAACCAGCGGGTTTTTATAAACATATGATCTTGGTAGGATGTACAAGATTTGCAACAGTAGTACTAGGATTGGTATCACTCAATTATGTAGCAGTGAGTTTCACGGAAACTATTAAAAGTAGTGCGCCAATTTTTACCGTCCTTATTAGCAGATATTTATTAG GAGAACATACAGGGTTATATGTAAACTTATCTTTAATTCCTGTAATGGGTGGTCTAGCTCTGTGTTCAGTGAATGAAATCAGTTTCGATGTCAGAGGATTTATTGCTGTTATGGCCACAAATGTAACAGAATGTTTGCAAAATGTTTACTCCAAAATGTTAATCAGTGGCAACAATTTTAGGTACAC TCCTGCAGAGTTACAATTTTATACCAGTTTAGCATCAATTGTGGTGCAAGTACCAGTGTCAATTCTACTATTAGACTTACCAACACTCGAGCATTCCTTAAGTTTTAAATTATTCACAGCCTATCTTCTTAATGGAGTGTTCTTCCATTTTCAAAGTATTACTGCATATGCATTAATGGATTATGTTAGTCCTGTAACACACAG TGTGGCCAATACAGCAAAAAGAGCTTCTTTAATTTGGGTTTctgttttattatttaacaatccGGTAACTGGATTATCGGCTTTGGGAACATGTTTGGTAATAGCAGGAGTATTACTATATAGTCGAGCACAAAAATACGATGGACTAAACAAAGGAAAATTACGACacagttaa
- the LOC143353348 gene encoding solute carrier family 35 member E2A isoform X2 produces the protein MENHSVRINYTLTPHDTEQPLIHDNQTIQLKENNKKTEEIIVHTNKTKGGLFNSRALIFVALWFFFSGCTLFLNKYILSYMEGNPTILGACQMLMTTVCGFIQMYFPCGMYRTRSRITKPAGFYKHMILVGCTRFATVVLGLVSLNYVAVSFTETIKSSAPIFTVLISRYLLGEHTGLYVNLSLIPVMGGLALCSVNEISFDVRGFIAVMATNVTECLQNVYSKMLISGNNFSPAELQFYTSLASIVVQVPVSILLLDLPTLEHSLSFKLFTAYLLNGVFFHFQSITAYALMDYVSPVTHSVANTAKRASLIWVSVLLFNNPVTGLSALGTCLVIAGVLLYSRAQKYDGLNKGKLRHS, from the exons ATGGAAAATCATTCCGTTCGTATAAATTATACGCTAACACCTCACGATACTGAGCAACCATTAATACATGATAACCAAACTATACAACTgaaagaaaacaataaaaaaacggAAGAAATAATTGTACATACGAATAAAACCAAAGGCGGTTTGTTTAATTCCAGAGCTCTGATATTTGTAGCATTATGGTTCTTCTTCAGTGGGTGTACTTTATTCTTAAACAAATATATATTGTCTTACATGGAAGGAAATCCTACAATTTTGG GTGCCTGCCAAATGTTAATGACAACAGTATGCGGTTTTATACAAATGTATTTCCCATGTGGAATGTATAGAACAAGGTCCAGAATAACAAAACCAGCGGGTTTTTATAAACATATGATCTTGGTAGGATGTACAAGATTTGCAACAGTAGTACTAGGATTGGTATCACTCAATTATGTAGCAGTGAGTTTCACGGAAACTATTAAAAGTAGTGCGCCAATTTTTACCGTCCTTATTAGCAGATATTTATTAG GAGAACATACAGGGTTATATGTAAACTTATCTTTAATTCCTGTAATGGGTGGTCTAGCTCTGTGTTCAGTGAATGAAATCAGTTTCGATGTCAGAGGATTTATTGCTGTTATGGCCACAAATGTAACAGAATGTTTGCAAAATGTTTACTCCAAAATGTTAATCAGTGGCAACAATTTTAG TCCTGCAGAGTTACAATTTTATACCAGTTTAGCATCAATTGTGGTGCAAGTACCAGTGTCAATTCTACTATTAGACTTACCAACACTCGAGCATTCCTTAAGTTTTAAATTATTCACAGCCTATCTTCTTAATGGAGTGTTCTTCCATTTTCAAAGTATTACTGCATATGCATTAATGGATTATGTTAGTCCTGTAACACACAG TGTGGCCAATACAGCAAAAAGAGCTTCTTTAATTTGGGTTTctgttttattatttaacaatccGGTAACTGGATTATCGGCTTTGGGAACATGTTTGGTAATAGCAGGAGTATTACTATATAGTCGAGCACAAAAATACGATGGACTAAACAAAGGAAAATTACGACacagttaa